GAGGCGTTTGCTGCTGATCGCGGTATCTAAAGGACATGCCACGAACTACATCTGTGTAATTTGCATCACTAACGATCCTTTCAATGGCCGCACGGAAATCATTCGCCTTTAAATTCTTAAAGTCCAACATGATACCGTATCCAGCTTGCTCAGCATGAGCCATATTAAAGAACTGATCGCTGAAAATCGGCAAACCAATCACTGGCTTGCCATGATAAATGGATTCTGTGGTGCTCAGCATACCTCCGTGGGTCACAAAAGCCAACACCTTCGGATGCGCCAGTATATCGGTTTGTGGAAACCAGTcagaaataaacaaattttctggTTTGTTGGGCAGATTGTCCAACTCAAATTTCCAAAGAACATGCTGTTTTAGCCCTCGGAAAGCCGTTAGGATCTCCTCGACTTTGGATGGTGGCAGGTCCTTACTCTTAAGATTAGAGCCCATTGAGAAGTAGATGGCTCCGTGTTCTGAATCATTCAGGAATCTCTCTATTTTTTCTGGAAGAGGACTTAACTTTCCGTCAATGTGCATGCCTCCTACTTCGATCATGTTGGGCGAATAGGGTCGTGGAAAACTTAAAGATACATGTTGGTTAATGAGAACCAGTGAAGCATTTCGTCTCATTTCATAGAAGCTGTGCttattatttggaaaaaactcTTTATAAAGCTTTTCTTGTCCTGGTAGGTAGTAGTAGTCCAATAAGAGCCTTTCAAAGGCCAAAAAAGCAACATTAACAAAACGTTCATAGAGCGACATGTGATCGTTGAATGGCAACATTATATGTGGCACGAAagaagctggagctggagagcCAACCTGAGAAAAGAACAGAAATTGTAGAGAAATATGACAAAACAATTGTATTGTTTATTTCACTTACCATATCTGTGATAAAAGTTAGTCCTCCTCCAGTACTTAATCCTATGAGAGGAGCGTTAAAATGTTCCGCCAATCCGTATTGGGCATCGTTGTAGAATGTTTCACAGATGATGGCATCATAAGTGCGATTGCTCTTCATGAGGTCTTGGAAGTTAGGGTCCACGAAAAGACCTCTTGTGAGTCGGAAACCCATTTGATAATGATCTATGAGTTTCTGTGTCAAAGGTTTATTGATCGAATCCCACAAGGCAGCAATGTCACCTGTAAAATTACACCACCTTTTAaggatataatttttttgaaaatttatgaatttttactTACCCTTCATTGCAGCTATTATATTCGGTACATTTATATCGTGATAACCAGGAATAGCCTTCTTTTGTGGAAATACCGAAACCACTGTGATTTCATGACCGGCGTTAACTAAGCCCTTGGCTAAGGCTTGTCCGACATTGAAATGGGATCGACCAGGAGAGTTTAAGACCATTAAGAAGTGGTATCCATTCGAATATCCCAAGCTAATGACAAGCCCCAAGAGCAATGTTAATATACGCATTCTGACGAAATGGGGCATGAAGAGCCTCTGACAGAATCGAACTGAGCGCGTTACTGCTTAGCACTGAAAATGTTTGCCGCGGTCAACATAAATTTATACTGATATCGGGTAATATATATGTTTACGTGcatgtgtatatatgtataaattaaattcttgtGAAATTCCAATTTACGTGAGAGTCACCATGCAGAGAACCAAAGCCAAATGGTAGGTAAACAAAATATTGGGTgggtttaattaaaaacacacTTAAGAGACTAACAAGATACACTGccttttaaatacaatttttatgtAGGAAAGaatgggttttcctatttacTTGGACAAGTTGGATTGTTTTGAGAAATAATAAtcttgtttttgttaatttaaacATAGTCTTTATTCCACAAACATGTTGATGAAACCgcttttttgattaatttaaaactaataGTGTATATTTGTtatatagaaaaatataatattattccaactgataaataaaaattcgaaaaagcCGGGTCTTAAGAgatttaaaacaaacaaagctTGTTTGAACCACTTTTAAGAGTATTAGACAAGAGAAGTCGGTACGCTAGAAAAACTTTATGTAGCTAAGAGACATTTTTaagagattttatttttaagagagttcaaattttataaaaactataaagaaCTTTGTTTACTAAAAAGTTTCGCTTATTTGATTAATTTCATACACTTAAAAAACAAGTTTTCAAGTTCatgtttatacattttttataatatttttcgaaattccACAGTTTTGAGATTCTTTAGCCACTTCAAATAGAAGCATCACTGATCTAATTAAACATCTGTTCCTTATCTTTAATATAGTACACTAGCTAGACTATTCAGTATTAAAAAGGCATCCCACTTAGTTCTCATCAGTCTGATGTGAACAATCAAAAGAAGTGTCAGAATGTctcttaaattattatttttttcactgGCATTTTATATAATCACTGGCCAGGCTCGTGGCTATTCCTACCTAATGGTCCTTCATACAGGATCAAAATCACACCACACAGTGGGCGAAGCTTTGGCCAAAGGGCTGACTAGTGCTGGTCATGAAGTGACAATAATATCGCCCTTTCCGCAGAAAAAACCTCACAAGCACCTGATCGATGTGAACACGCCAAAAATTTTGAGTGTAATGGGTGGcaagtatttttttgtttatttaattatcgGTCACGTATAGTCTGCTGATAAGCCGAGCGctaaaaaatagagaaaagttttattttttatatattccacATTTGCAGCTCATAAAGCGAGGATTTTGGACAACGCCAAACTTTCATTGGTTAGAAGGTATCCCATTATGCATGCCATGGGACTCGATCTGACAGAGGCTCTCCTTAAAGACCCAGCTGTTCAAGAACTCCTCGGTAAGAATTTGTCCTTCGACGGAGTCATTTGCGAGACTTTCATGAACGATGCCCATTACGGCTTTGCCGAGCACTTTGGAGCACCGCTAATAACCCTGAGCACCCTGGGTGCCACTGGTTGGACTTCGGATTTGGTGGGCACACCCTCACCTCCCTCGTATGTGCCACATAACTTGCTTCGTTTCGATGATCATATGGATTTCTGGCAACGAGCCCAGAATCTCGGCTTCCAAGCTTATGAATACTTTTACCAGAATTGGATCCATCTGCCCAAACAAGAGGTGTTGTACCGAAATTATTTTCCGAATAACAAACAAGACTTTTATGAAATGCGTAAGAGCACCTCCCTAGTGCTGCTAAATAATCACGTTTCGTTGAGCAATCCTCGTCCATATTCCCCAAATATGATTGAAGTCGGTGGCATGCATATAAATCGAAATGCTCCCAAGCCGCTGCCCAATGATATTTTGGAGTTTATTGAAGGAGCCGAGTATGGAGTAATCTACTTCTCCTTGGGCTCCAACCTTAACAGCAAGGATTTGCCTCAGGAAAAGCAAAAGGCTATTTTGGAGACCCTAAGAGTTCTAAAGTATCGAGTTCTTTGGAAATACGAAAATGATAGCCTAGCCGACAAGCCTGACAATGTTTACATATCCAACTGGTTTCCGCAGGACGATATTCTGGCACATCATAAGGTTGTGGCCTTCATCACCCACGGAGGACTATTAAGCACCATGGAGTCCATTTACCACGGCAAGCCAGTGGTGGGGATTCCCTTTTTTGGTGACCAATTCATGAATATGGCGAGGGCAGAAAAATTGGGCTATGGGATCACAGTCAACTATGCCCAGCTAAACGCTCCATCATTTCGGTCTGCCATCGAGCGTGTTATCATGGACGTGACGTACTTGGAACGAGTGAAAACTCTATCCAACCAATTTCGTGATCAGAAAGAGACTCCCTTAGAGAGGGCAGTGTACTGGGTGGAGCACGTGACTCGACAAAAAGGAGCACGATATCTTAGAAGTGCCTCCCAGGATCTCAGCTTTGTGGAATATCATAATTTGGATGTATTGGCCGTGTTTCTTCCTGTCATTAGCTTATTAATTGTGTTAATGTATCTTTTGGTACAATTTATAATCATCAAGTTGCTAAAAAAGGTGTTAAAAATTGGTGGGGACAAAGTCAAGGCATTGTAGGCTTATGGATGaagattattaattaaataattattaacaaaaattgaGAATTTTAAGGTTTATTCAATAGAAAACAAATAGACAAAGCCTGTAAAGATTCTAAGCTAATGTCCTATACCAGTAGtagtatataattttatttaggtTTAGGTCATTGAacgttgtttttattaaaatatatctgCTACAAAAGTGCAGTGCTAATTTgctaacaaaaatattataggCATAAAGAAAAGTAAAGCTTAATGTACATAATTGTTTTGATTAACCCATATGAACCCTCTtaatataaaaacttaaatttattaagCACATGCAAAAAAATTACAGTAGCAATCATATTTTTCTCGCATATAGTTTGTAAGGAAAtcgaaaattatgaaatttacTAAATGTACGTAAGAACCGCAACTGATAAGGAGTTCCAAACAAAAAGAGGAATGATCGTGCAGAGCTTACAAATTTTGCGATGTACGATGATGGAGCATGGATAGAGCGGCAGCTACGTGAAGGAGtgatttggcaaaataataagagAGTGGCGATCCAAAGCTTTTCGCTCTGAAAGTATCCATTATAGGCTCTCTGACTCTCTGAGTATTGTGCCAGGTTAAGATCGGAACACCCAGAAAAATATCATAGGCTTCCTCTAATAAATACATGGAATTCTATAGAATTTTTTGAGTTTGTCGACAGACGGCGTTCGAACAGCAGCTCCACGGAAAAAGTTTGCCAACAAACATAATCGTATTCCATAATTGGATACggctaattattccaatttATATCGAAATCAAAGTTTATAAAACGCAAAAAAATGCAGCTAACAGGTGGCCGAACAGGTTTTCTGGCCCTCTTTGTTCTCGGCCTGCTGAGCTGCGTGTCCGCCTACAATTATCTGGTGGTGCTCCATACTGCCGCACGCTCCCACTACCACGTGGGATCGGCACTGGCCAAAGGGTTGGCCGGTGCCGGCCACCAGGTCACCCTGGTATCGCCCTTTGAACTGAAGAAACCGATCAAAAACATTAAAGATGTGACGGTGAAGGCTATTTTAAACGTCATGCAGGGTAAGTTTTAATTGACAATTGAGTGTGTTAAGAATATGAGGTGCAAATTGAACttgttgaaaaaataaaattagaagACAACAATTTTCAcgtgaataaaaaataaacaaataatatagtaTTCATGTCAGTGCAATATAATTGCATTATCATGACTAAGAGTGAACATTATCAAACTACATCGAAAATAAATTCCTAGATTTATAGAAATTATACCTTTTATACTAAAGCAAACACAGTGATTTCTTTTCATCGCAACTGACATAATGCATTTCTTTATACTTTTattacactaaaaaaaatatatttaaaagagCTAGCCAATATGTATTATTTAACTATTACGCAATAATAACCttagtcaataaaaaaatacgacTGGTTTTACTATAATCTCGTTTGTTATCAAgtaaattataaaaagaaaaaaattgttagtAGAAAGTTCAATCAAGGGGCTTATACGATAAAAGGAACTCGTAATTTCTGACGATTAATATACTttttccattactttattttaaattctagGCCGTATTTCCAATCTTTTGGAATCCTCAAAAGCACCCATAATTAAACAGATTCTTGAATTCCACAACATGGGCTTGGAAATTACGGAAGTTCTATTGGGTGATCCCGCTGTGGTCGAGCTTATGAAATCTAATCAGACCTACGATGCCGTCATATCAGAGGTGTTCCTCAACGAAGCGCACTTTGGATTGGCGGAGCACTTCAACGCTCCACTAATAGGGCTGGGAACATTTGGGGCCATCAGCTGGAACACGGATCTGGTGAGATTTTCTTGAATGATATTCATTTGAACAGTTTATAATTCTCAACAATCAACTTAGGTTGGCTCTCCTTCACCACCATCGTATATTCCTCATGCCCTGCTGAAATTCA
The Drosophila bipectinata strain 14024-0381.07 chromosome 3R, DbipHiC1v2, whole genome shotgun sequence DNA segment above includes these coding regions:
- the Ugt302K1 gene encoding UDP-glycosyltransferase UGT5, with protein sequence MPHFVRMRILTLLLGLVISLGYSNGYHFLMVLNSPGRSHFNVGQALAKGLVNAGHEITVVSVFPQKKAIPGYHDINVPNIIAAMKGDIAALWDSINKPLTQKLIDHYQMGFRLTRGLFVDPNFQDLMKSNRTYDAIICETFYNDAQYGLAEHFNAPLIGLSTGGGLTFITDMVGSPAPASFVPHIMLPFNDHMSLYERFVNVAFLAFERLLLDYYYLPGQEKLYKEFFPNNKHSFYEMRRNASLVLINQHVSLSFPRPYSPNMIEVGGMHIDGKLSPLPEKIERFLNDSEHGAIYFSMGSNLKSKDLPPSKVEEILTAFRGLKQHVLWKFELDNLPNKPENLFISDWFPQTDILAHPKVLAFVTHGGMLSTTESIYHGKPVIGLPIFSDQFFNMAHAEQAGYGIMLDFKNLKANDFRAAIERIVSDANYTDVVRGMSFRYRDQQQTPLENAIYWVEHVTRHQGAAYLKSAAQGLNWWQYHNVDVFLIILGIFITLIMLPFAILRLMKMCFVVKVKKEKKIKQN
- the Ugt302E1 gene encoding UDP-glucosyltransferase 2, with translation MSLKLLFFSLAFYIITGQARGYSYLMVLHTGSKSHHTVGEALAKGLTSAGHEVTIISPFPQKKPHKHLIDVNTPKILSVMGAHKARILDNAKLSLVRRYPIMHAMGLDLTEALLKDPAVQELLGKNLSFDGVICETFMNDAHYGFAEHFGAPLITLSTLGATGWTSDLVGTPSPPSYVPHNLLRFDDHMDFWQRAQNLGFQAYEYFYQNWIHLPKQEVLYRNYFPNNKQDFYEMRKSTSLVLLNNHVSLSNPRPYSPNMIEVGGMHINRNAPKPLPNDILEFIEGAEYGVIYFSLGSNLNSKDLPQEKQKAILETLRVLKYRVLWKYENDSLADKPDNVYISNWFPQDDILAHHKVVAFITHGGLLSTMESIYHGKPVVGIPFFGDQFMNMARAEKLGYGITVNYAQLNAPSFRSAIERVIMDVTYLERVKTLSNQFRDQKETPLERAVYWVEHVTRQKGARYLRSASQDLSFVEYHNLDVLAVFLPVISLLIVLMYLLVQFIIIKLLKKVLKIGGDKVKAL